Proteins encoded by one window of Flavobacterium sp. N502540:
- a CDS encoding dihydroorotase: MKIIIRSAKIIDSESPFHNQTVDLLIADGLIEKIGTSLPEIDNAKEVKFDHLHLSQGWFDSSVSFGEPGYEDRETIANGLNVAAKSGFTAVALQPNSFPVIDNQSQVNFVKNKANGIATELFPIGALTKASEGKDMAELYDMKNAGAVAFGDYNKSIDNANLLKIALQYVQDFDGLVITYAQDPNLKGNGVANEGIVSTRLGLKGIPTLAEELQVARNLFLLEYTGGKLHIPTVSTAKTVALIQEAKAKGLQVTCSVAVHHLVLTDEKLEEFDTRFKVTPPLRSETDRKALLNAVLDGTIDMITSDHNPIDIEFKKMEFDTAKNGTIGLESAFGALLTVLPLETVIEKLTLGKTVFGIENSVIAEGSKANFTFFTPEGKSTFTKENILSKSKNSAFLGAEIKGSVYGIFNQNQLVTSK; this comes from the coding sequence ATGAAAATAATCATCAGAAGCGCCAAAATAATCGATTCAGAGAGTCCGTTTCACAATCAGACCGTTGATCTTTTAATTGCAGATGGTTTAATTGAAAAAATAGGAACTTCACTTCCTGAAATTGATAATGCAAAAGAGGTAAAATTTGATCACTTACATCTTTCTCAAGGTTGGTTTGACAGCAGCGTTTCTTTTGGAGAACCGGGTTACGAAGACAGAGAAACGATCGCCAACGGATTGAATGTTGCGGCAAAAAGCGGTTTTACAGCCGTTGCTCTTCAACCCAACTCCTTCCCTGTAATTGACAACCAATCACAGGTAAATTTTGTAAAAAATAAAGCAAACGGTATTGCTACTGAACTTTTCCCAATTGGGGCTTTAACTAAAGCCAGCGAAGGAAAAGATATGGCAGAACTTTACGATATGAAAAATGCCGGAGCTGTTGCTTTTGGAGACTACAACAAAAGTATCGACAACGCCAATCTTCTAAAAATTGCTTTACAATATGTACAGGATTTTGATGGTTTAGTGATTACTTATGCACAAGACCCTAATTTAAAAGGAAACGGTGTTGCTAATGAAGGAATCGTTTCAACAAGACTAGGCCTTAAAGGAATCCCAACTTTGGCAGAAGAACTACAAGTTGCCAGAAACTTATTTCTATTAGAATATACCGGTGGAAAATTACACATCCCGACCGTCTCTACTGCAAAAACTGTTGCATTAATTCAAGAAGCAAAAGCAAAAGGTTTGCAAGTTACTTGCAGTGTTGCTGTGCATCATTTGGTACTTACTGATGAAAAACTGGAAGAATTTGATACCCGTTTTAAAGTAACTCCACCACTGCGAAGTGAAACAGACAGAAAAGCTCTTTTAAACGCAGTTTTAGACGGGACTATCGATATGATTACTTCCGATCATAATCCAATTGATATTGAATTCAAAAAAATGGAATTCGATACCGCTAAAAATGGAACAATTGGTCTGGAAAGTGCTTTTGGTGCTTTATTAACGGTGCTGCCTTTAGAAACTGTAATTGAAAAATTAACGTTGGGTAAAACGGTTTTCGGAATTGAAAACAGTGTCATAGCCGAAGGTTCAAAAGCCAACTTCACTTTCTTTACTCCAGAAGGAAAATCAACTTTTACAAAAGAAAATATTCTATCCAAATCTAAAAACTCTGCCTTTTTAGGAGCAGAAATCAAAGGTTCTGTTTACGGAATATTCAATCAAAATCAACTTGTTACCTCTAAATAA
- a CDS encoding helix-turn-helix domain-containing protein → MKTYTLEVVTDELVGKIGTPNRDKFEYDLQLDLIANAIRQTRKERNLTQEDLGKLIGVQKAQISKLENNTGNVTIETLIKVFTALKAKVTFEITL, encoded by the coding sequence ATGAAAACATATACATTAGAAGTAGTAACAGATGAATTAGTTGGAAAAATAGGCACACCAAACAGAGACAAGTTCGAATATGACTTACAACTGGACTTAATTGCCAATGCTATCAGACAAACCAGAAAAGAACGCAATCTGACTCAGGAAGATCTGGGTAAGCTTATAGGGGTTCAAAAAGCGCAAATTTCAAAATTAGAAAATAACACCGGAAATGTAACGATAGAAACGCTAATTAAAGTTTTCACAGCCTTAAAAGCTAAAGTTACATTTGAAATAACACTATAA
- a CDS encoding alpha/beta hydrolase: MNLSLEYKIQEPKVILDKNPVLILLHGYGSNEADLFSFATELPDNYYIISARAPYDLQYGAYAWYAINFDADQNKFSDNEQAKTSRDVIAGFIDELTANYPIDSNNVTLIGFSQGSILSYSVALSYPEKVQRVVAMSGYFNEDIIKDGYDKNDFKNLKFFASHGTVDQVIPIEWARKTPAILEHLNIPITYKEYPVGHGVAPQNFFDFKNWLAI, from the coding sequence ATGAATCTATCTCTAGAATATAAAATACAAGAACCAAAAGTTATCTTAGACAAAAATCCTGTTTTAATTTTATTACACGGATATGGCAGCAACGAAGCCGATTTGTTCTCGTTTGCAACCGAACTTCCTGATAACTATTACATTATTTCGGCCAGAGCACCTTATGATTTACAATATGGCGCTTACGCCTGGTATGCGATTAACTTTGATGCAGATCAGAATAAATTTTCTGACAATGAACAGGCAAAAACTTCCCGTGATGTAATTGCCGGTTTTATTGATGAATTAACGGCTAACTACCCTATTGATTCTAATAATGTAACTTTGATTGGTTTCAGTCAGGGATCAATTTTGAGTTATTCCGTTGCACTTTCATATCCTGAAAAAGTACAACGTGTTGTGGCAATGAGTGGTTATTTTAATGAAGATATCATCAAAGATGGTTATGATAAAAATGACTTTAAAAACCTAAAATTCTTTGCCTCACACGGAACTGTCGATCAGGTAATACCAATCGAGTGGGCCAGAAAAACGCCTGCAATTTTAGAACATTTAAATATTCCAATTACCTATAAAGAATATCCGGTTGGACATGGCGTAGCTCCGCAAAATTTCTTTGACTTTAAGAATTGGCTCGCGATATAA
- a CDS encoding membrane protein produces the protein MNNSIEKGKPIAITSYILIIGVLIAMSMNSEDKNSFASFHIRQALGLSLTFISFGAIISNFDSFFITFPMWICISILWTYGIFTAIQGQTKPIPLVGELFQKWFQKIG, from the coding sequence ATGAACAATTCAATTGAAAAGGGAAAACCAATCGCTATCACCAGTTATATTTTGATTATTGGGGTACTAATTGCAATGTCGATGAACTCTGAAGACAAAAACAGCTTTGCTTCATTTCACATTCGTCAGGCACTGGGATTGTCCTTAACTTTTATTTCATTCGGAGCCATCATCAGCAATTTCGACAGCTTCTTTATCACTTTCCCAATGTGGATCTGTATTTCAATTTTATGGACTTACGGCATTTTTACCGCCATTCAGGGACAAACAAAACCAATTCCGTTAGTGGGAGAGCTTTTCCAAAAATGGTTTCAAAAAATAGGGTAA
- a CDS encoding response regulator transcription factor, with protein MDTTDKKIMIIDNDDMTVEILKFILKKEGFKVSIAKDGINAMERLPVIMPDLVITTISVPLKSGLEIINEIKQNYNDIRVIALSSLGEEENTVEEAFELGVDDFIAKPFNPNELLLRIKRFL; from the coding sequence ATGGATACTACCGATAAAAAAATTATGATCATCGATAATGATGATATGACTGTTGAGATTCTAAAATTCATTCTGAAAAAAGAAGGCTTCAAAGTAAGTATTGCGAAAGATGGTATCAATGCCATGGAACGGCTTCCGGTTATTATGCCGGATTTAGTGATTACCACGATTTCCGTACCTCTTAAATCCGGTCTGGAAATTATCAATGAAATCAAGCAAAATTACAATGATATTCGTGTTATTGCACTTTCTTCACTTGGGGAAGAAGAAAACACTGTTGAAGAAGCTTTTGAATTAGGTGTAGACGATTTTATTGCTAAACCTTTTAATCCAAATGAACTTTTACTGCGAATAAAACGATTTTTATAG
- a CDS encoding cysteine hydrolase family protein, giving the protein MSLKKLDNPALLLIDIQKGFDDIAYWGGERNNPAAEQRAAELLEIWRNKKMPIFHVQHCSSNPNSILNETHPGNEFQDIVKPQEGETIIRKNVNSAFIGTNLKELLDDAKIKTVIIVGLTTDHCVSTTTRMAGNFGYNVYLISDATATFSKKGINGEEFSAEIIHQTALASLNEEFAQVVTTEFIKRIV; this is encoded by the coding sequence ATGAGTTTAAAAAAATTAGATAACCCGGCGCTACTTTTAATTGATATTCAGAAAGGATTCGACGATATCGCTTACTGGGGAGGAGAACGAAATAATCCGGCTGCTGAACAAAGAGCTGCTGAACTTTTGGAAATCTGGAGAAACAAAAAGATGCCCATTTTCCATGTACAGCATTGTTCTTCTAATCCAAACTCTATTCTGAATGAAACCCATCCGGGAAATGAATTTCAGGATATTGTAAAGCCGCAAGAAGGTGAAACAATCATCAGGAAGAATGTAAATAGCGCTTTTATCGGAACTAATTTAAAGGAATTACTTGACGATGCCAAAATCAAAACTGTTATAATCGTTGGCTTAACAACAGATCACTGCGTTTCTACAACCACAAGAATGGCGGGAAATTTTGGCTATAACGTTTATCTAATTTCTGATGCTACGGCAACTTTCAGTAAAAAAGGTATAAACGGAGAGGAATTCTCTGCCGAAATTATTCATCAAACCGCTCTTGCCAGTTTAAATGAAGAATTTGCACAGGTGGTTACTACCGAATTTATCAAAAGGATTGTCTAG
- a CDS encoding lactonase family protein, translating into MKRLYILFFSALSCAGLQAQNKFNLLVGTYTNTCQSNGIYVYDFNADSGDFKLKSSSENVVSPSYLSVSADNKFVYAVNENGTHSSVSAFGYDAGSGKLTFLNKNDALGADPCHLINDDKNVLVANYSGGNIAVFKKNVDGSISEAQQLVQHEGKGINAARQEKAHVHMVAYSPDKKFVLSNDLGLDKVFVYKYNPNSKNEILTLKGSVDVKPGSGPRHLTFSKDGKFVYLVQELDGTLTTFSFDPNGNLKVIAETSILPKGFTGGTGAAAIKISPDGAFLYVSDCVDANSVSVYKIQKNGGIELVEQVSTLGKGPRDFAIDPTGNFLLVGHQYTNDIIIFKRDKTTGKLTDTGKRIGLCSPVGLVFTRI; encoded by the coding sequence ATGAAAAGATTATATATACTGTTTTTTTCTGCTTTGTCCTGTGCAGGTTTACAGGCTCAGAACAAATTTAATTTACTGGTAGGAACTTACACGAATACTTGTCAGAGTAACGGAATTTACGTTTATGATTTTAATGCCGATTCCGGTGATTTTAAATTGAAAAGTTCCTCAGAAAATGTAGTAAGCCCAAGTTATTTGTCGGTTTCAGCAGACAATAAGTTTGTGTATGCAGTAAACGAAAACGGGACTCACAGTTCTGTTAGTGCTTTTGGCTATGACGCAGGGTCTGGAAAATTAACTTTTCTAAATAAAAATGATGCGTTGGGTGCTGATCCTTGTCATTTGATTAATGATGATAAAAATGTGCTTGTTGCGAATTATTCAGGAGGAAATATTGCTGTTTTTAAGAAGAATGTCGATGGAAGTATTTCTGAAGCACAGCAGTTAGTTCAGCACGAAGGAAAAGGAATTAATGCGGCGCGTCAGGAAAAAGCACACGTACACATGGTGGCTTATTCCCCTGATAAAAAGTTTGTTTTGTCTAATGACTTAGGTCTGGATAAAGTTTTTGTGTATAAATACAATCCGAATTCTAAAAATGAAATCTTAACGCTGAAGGGATCTGTAGACGTAAAACCGGGAAGCGGACCAAGGCATTTGACGTTTAGTAAAGACGGTAAATTTGTGTATCTGGTTCAGGAATTAGACGGTACTCTGACGACTTTTAGTTTTGACCCAAACGGAAATCTGAAAGTAATTGCGGAGACGAGCATTTTGCCAAAAGGATTTACAGGAGGAACCGGAGCAGCAGCCATCAAAATTTCGCCTGACGGAGCATTTTTATATGTTTCAGATTGTGTCGATGCGAATTCTGTTTCCGTTTATAAGATTCAGAAAAATGGAGGGATTGAATTGGTAGAGCAGGTGAGTACGCTGGGAAAAGGTCCAAGAGATTTTGCGATTGATCCTACGGGTAATTTTCTCTTAGTAGGACATCAATATACGAATGACATTATTATTTTTAAAAGAGATAAAACAACCGGGAAATTAACCGATACAGGCAAGAGAATCGGGTTGTGCTCTCCGGTGGGGTTGGTTTTTACGAGGATATAG
- a CDS encoding MBL fold metallo-hydrolase — MKVYFLGTGTSQGIPIIGVDHPVCKSTDAKDKRLRVSIWITWDDHSYVIDCGPDFRQQMLSCGCRKLDAILFTHEHADHTAGLDDIRPYNFRQGEIPVYAHQRVIDNLKRRFDYVFETVNKYPGAPSVKTIEVVNDVPFAVGDKTAIPINVMHGDLQVFGYRIDDFAYLTDVKTIEKAEVEKLKNLKVLVVNALRLEPHDTHFNLQEALDFIDLVKPEVAYLTHISHVLGFHEEVQKQLPENVFLAYDNLEITI; from the coding sequence TTGAAGGTATATTTTTTAGGTACTGGTACTTCTCAAGGCATTCCGATAATCGGAGTGGATCATCCTGTTTGTAAAAGCACTGATGCTAAGGATAAAAGACTTCGTGTTTCTATTTGGATTACGTGGGACGATCATTCGTATGTGATCGATTGTGGTCCTGATTTCAGACAACAGATGCTTTCCTGTGGCTGCCGAAAGCTCGATGCTATTTTATTTACACACGAACATGCTGATCATACGGCCGGTTTAGATGATATTCGCCCTTATAATTTCAGACAGGGCGAGATTCCTGTGTATGCACATCAGCGTGTAATCGACAACTTAAAACGTCGTTTTGATTATGTTTTTGAAACCGTAAACAAGTACCCGGGTGCACCCAGCGTTAAAACGATTGAGGTAGTGAATGATGTACCTTTTGCCGTTGGCGATAAAACAGCAATTCCAATTAATGTGATGCACGGTGATTTACAGGTTTTTGGATATCGCATCGATGACTTCGCTTATTTGACGGATGTAAAAACAATTGAAAAAGCTGAAGTTGAAAAACTTAAAAATTTGAAAGTGCTGGTCGTAAATGCTTTGCGTTTAGAACCGCACGATACACATTTTAATTTACAGGAAGCATTGGATTTTATCGACTTAGTGAAACCAGAAGTTGCTTATCTAACGCATATTAGTCACGTTTTGGGCTTTCATGAAGAAGTGCAAAAACAATTGCCCGAAAATGTTTTTCTGGCTTATGATAATTTAGAAATTACAATTTAA
- a CDS encoding BatA domain-containing protein, with the protein MHFKHPEILYFLFLLIVPILVHLFQLRRFKTSFFTNVRFLKEISVQTRKSSKIKKRLLLATRLLLLTCIILAFAQPFFEAKDSKNAANEMYIVLDNSFSMQAKGKKGELLKRAVQELLENTPETASFSLLTNTENYWNTDIKSSKSALQNLKYSATPFELPSIIAKIKAHKSAHKKDIVIITDAVGLTGKDIKNLDTEEKPYFIIPEAEQKNNIAIDSVFINQTLENFYEISVNLSAYGEDFKPVSMALYNQNKLIAKTIIHFDAKKKKIDFTIPKEAFHGYVVIEDNGLAYDNKLYFSILKTKKTNIISIGEPEKSNFLSRIYTSAEFNYNNYSISNLDYNSLDKQNTIILNELTEIPQALQTTLKAFVAKGGNLVVIPSEKTAVSNLNSFLSNFGKIQFTTLENKAKLVTKINFDHPLFSGVFENKITNFQYPKTNSSFGISSPYPAVLSYEDQSVFVTAIQNPVSGITVFSAPINATNSNFQQSPLIVPLFYKMGQNNQKTGVNALIIGSNQPYFVDVLLTKDAILEVKGNDDSFIPIQQILNNKVKLTFNNFPETAGNYSVFDRKEWVENLSFNYKRSESDLSQVNTNVISDFKTADTISTIFNTLQTERTDSQIWKWFVIFALLFLALEMAIIKFVK; encoded by the coding sequence ATGCATTTTAAACATCCCGAAATTCTATACTTTCTGTTCTTGTTAATTGTTCCAATTTTGGTTCATTTATTTCAATTACGACGTTTTAAAACCTCTTTTTTTACTAATGTCCGCTTCCTGAAAGAGATCTCTGTTCAGACCCGAAAGAGTTCCAAAATCAAAAAGCGATTGTTATTAGCTACCCGCTTGCTACTATTGACTTGTATTATTCTGGCTTTTGCTCAACCTTTTTTTGAGGCTAAAGACAGTAAAAATGCCGCCAATGAAATGTACATCGTTCTCGATAATTCATTTAGTATGCAGGCGAAAGGAAAGAAAGGAGAACTGCTAAAACGTGCCGTGCAGGAACTTCTTGAAAACACTCCCGAAACTGCCTCTTTTTCACTACTGACTAACACTGAAAACTATTGGAATACCGATATCAAATCATCAAAAAGTGCATTGCAAAACCTAAAATACAGTGCCACTCCTTTTGAACTTCCGTCGATAATAGCAAAGATCAAAGCGCATAAATCAGCTCATAAAAAAGATATTGTCATTATTACCGATGCGGTAGGTCTTACCGGGAAGGACATAAAAAACCTTGACACCGAAGAGAAACCTTATTTTATTATTCCGGAAGCGGAACAGAAAAATAATATTGCCATTGACAGTGTCTTTATCAATCAGACTCTGGAGAATTTCTACGAGATAAGCGTTAATCTATCAGCTTACGGAGAAGATTTCAAACCCGTTTCGATGGCCTTGTACAATCAAAATAAACTGATTGCCAAAACCATTATCCATTTTGATGCAAAGAAAAAGAAAATAGACTTTACCATTCCGAAAGAAGCTTTTCATGGTTACGTTGTTATTGAAGACAATGGATTAGCGTACGACAACAAGCTTTATTTCAGCATCCTGAAAACAAAGAAAACAAACATCATCAGTATTGGTGAACCCGAAAAAAGTAATTTCTTATCCCGAATTTATACATCGGCAGAATTCAACTACAATAACTATTCGATCAGCAACCTGGATTACAACAGTTTAGATAAACAAAACACCATTATTCTAAACGAACTGACAGAAATTCCTCAAGCGTTACAAACTACATTAAAAGCATTTGTAGCAAAAGGTGGTAATTTAGTAGTGATTCCATCCGAAAAAACAGCTGTTTCTAATTTAAATTCTTTCTTAAGCAATTTCGGAAAAATTCAGTTTACCACTCTTGAAAACAAAGCGAAGTTAGTCACCAAAATCAATTTTGATCATCCGCTATTCTCCGGTGTGTTTGAGAACAAAATCACGAACTTTCAATATCCAAAAACAAACAGTTCCTTTGGTATTTCAAGTCCGTACCCAGCCGTTTTATCCTACGAAGACCAAAGCGTATTTGTAACAGCCATTCAAAATCCGGTTTCGGGAATTACGGTCTTTTCGGCACCTATTAATGCAACAAATTCAAACTTCCAGCAATCTCCTTTGATTGTTCCCTTATTTTACAAAATGGGGCAGAACAATCAAAAAACCGGGGTTAACGCTTTGATTATAGGCAGTAATCAGCCTTATTTTGTTGATGTATTATTAACTAAAGATGCTATTTTGGAAGTAAAAGGAAATGATGATTCTTTTATTCCCATTCAGCAAATACTAAACAACAAAGTTAAACTCACCTTTAATAATTTTCCTGAAACGGCTGGAAATTATAGTGTTTTTGACCGAAAAGAGTGGGTCGAAAACCTAAGTTTTAATTACAAAAGAAGCGAAAGTGATCTGAGTCAGGTAAACACCAATGTGATTTCTGATTTTAAAACAGCGGATACTATTTCAACCATTTTTAACACCTTACAAACGGAGCGAACAGACAGCCAAATTTGGAAATGGTTTGTTATCTTTGCACTGTTATTTTTAGCATTAGAAATGGCAATAATAAAATTTGTAAAGTAG
- a CDS encoding DEAD/DEAH box helicase, giving the protein MSTFEKFNLPKSVQKAIDELGFVTPTPIQEKSFSVIMSGRDMMGIAQTGTGKTFAYLLPLLKLYKFTNTNTPKIVILVPTRELVVQVVEEVEKLTKYMSVKTLGIFGGVNINTQKKAVYEGVDILVGTPGRTMDLALDAVVRFDETQKLVIDEFDEMLNLGFRTQLTALLAMMKTKRQNILFSATMTDEVDAVLNDFFDFPEEVTLAASGTPLEKITQITYNVPNFNTKVNLLKHLLETNESMERVLVFVNNKKISDMLHTRIEEDFEGQFGVIHSNKSQNYRLSTMAEFQEGNLRGLITTDIMARGLDISNISHVINFELPEFPELYMHRIGRTGRADATGTAISFITPREEEFKIEVEVLMNQELEIADFPEEVEISTKLIEPEKDKQPIKFLMKKPKLEGDGAFHEKSKKNKKVNLGGPSKTKKKTHGSVNRNMLKTRDKKRKDKDK; this is encoded by the coding sequence ATGAGCACTTTCGAAAAATTCAATCTCCCTAAATCAGTACAAAAAGCTATCGACGAACTAGGTTTTGTTACTCCTACTCCAATTCAGGAAAAATCTTTTTCAGTGATTATGTCTGGCCGTGACATGATGGGAATTGCACAAACCGGTACTGGTAAAACATTTGCTTACTTATTACCCCTTCTTAAATTATACAAATTCACCAATACCAATACACCTAAAATTGTAATTCTGGTTCCAACCCGTGAATTAGTCGTTCAGGTAGTAGAAGAAGTAGAGAAATTAACCAAATACATGTCGGTTAAAACACTGGGGATTTTTGGTGGAGTAAACATCAATACACAGAAAAAAGCGGTGTACGAAGGTGTAGATATTTTGGTAGGAACGCCAGGTAGAACAATGGATTTAGCGTTGGATGCGGTAGTACGTTTTGATGAAACTCAGAAATTAGTTATTGATGAGTTTGATGAAATGCTGAATTTAGGTTTCCGTACGCAATTGACTGCTCTTTTGGCGATGATGAAAACCAAACGTCAAAACATTCTGTTCTCAGCAACCATGACCGATGAAGTAGATGCTGTACTGAATGACTTTTTTGACTTTCCGGAAGAGGTAACACTTGCCGCTTCGGGAACACCTTTGGAAAAAATTACACAGATTACTTATAATGTTCCGAATTTCAATACCAAAGTAAATTTGCTGAAACATTTACTGGAAACCAATGAAAGCATGGAACGTGTTTTGGTTTTCGTGAACAATAAAAAGATTTCGGATATGCTTCATACCCGAATCGAAGAGGATTTTGAAGGTCAGTTTGGAGTAATTCACTCTAATAAATCTCAAAATTACCGTTTGAGTACCATGGCAGAATTTCAGGAAGGTAATCTTCGCGGATTAATCACCACTGATATTATGGCCAGAGGTTTAGACATTTCGAACATTTCCCACGTTATTAACTTTGAACTTCCTGAATTCCCTGAATTATACATGCACAGAATTGGTCGTACAGGTCGTGCAGATGCTACCGGAACTGCTATTAGTTTTATCACACCACGTGAAGAAGAATTCAAAATTGAAGTTGAAGTATTAATGAATCAGGAACTGGAAATTGCCGATTTCCCTGAAGAAGTTGAAATTTCAACCAAACTAATCGAACCTGAAAAAGACAAGCAGCCTATTAAGTTTTTAATGAAAAAACCAAAACTTGAGGGTGACGGTGCGTTTCATGAAAAATCGAAAAAGAACAAAAAAGTCAATCTTGGTGGTCCGTCTAAAACCAAAAAGAAAACCCACGGATCTGTCAATCGAAACATGCTGAAAACGAGAGATAAGAAGAGAAAGGATAAGGATAAATAG